One region of Purpureocillium takamizusanense chromosome 4, complete sequence genomic DNA includes:
- the sgt2 gene encoding Small glutamine-rich tetratricopeptide repeat-containing protein 2, variant 2 (COG:S~EggNog:ENOG503NWJA), with translation MASSSSPQLSLNQRLALSICDFLTTSASDGTLTADDKDSVDVAVNCIAESFKVDPAAPDTQAAGSQSLLQIYTVYDKLKASAGPPPPAGGAGADASTSSSAGVTAPTDEQKKEAEALKSKGNAAMAQKDYPSAIDLYTQALRLHPANAIFLSNRAAAHSAAKDHASARIDAEAAVAVDPTYTKAWSRLGLARFALGDAKGAMEAYARGIEHEGSGGSDAMKKGYETAKRRVDEMQAEEADLARAASASPDAAPGGMPDLGSLASMFGGGGAGGAGGAGGMPDLASIMNNPMFASMAQNLMSNPDMMANLMSNPRLREMANQFGSGGGMPDLNSLMSDPNVAEM, from the coding sequence accgccgacgacaaggactcggtcgacgtggccgtcaaCTGCATCGCCGAGTCCTTCAAGGtcgaccccgccgcccccgacacgcaggccgccggcagccAGTCCCTCCTCCAAATCTACACCGTCTacgacaagctcaaggcctcggccgggcccccgccccccgccggcggcgccggcgctgatgcttccacctcctcgtccgctgGCGTGACGGCCCCGACCGACGAGCAAAAGAaagaggccgaggccctcaagTCCAAGggcaacgccgccatggcgcaaAAGGACTACCCCTCCGCCATCGACCTCTACACCCAGgccctccgcctccacccCGCCAACGCAATCTTCCTCTCcaaccgcgccgccgcccactccgccgccaaggaccaCGCTTCCGcccgcatcgacgccgaggccgccgtcgccgtcgaccccACCTACACAAAGGCCTGGTCCCGCCTCGGTCTCGCCcgcttcgccctcggcgacgcaaAGGGCGCCATGGAGGCCTACGCCCGCGGCATCGAGcacgagggcagcggcggctccgacgcCATGAAGAAGGGCTACGAGACGGCCaagcgccgcgtcgacgagatgcaggccgaggaggccgacctcgcccgcgccgcctccgcctcccccgacgccgcccccggcggcaTGCCCGACCTCGGCAGTCTCGCCTCCatgttcggcggcggcggcgctggtggtgctggcggtgctggcggcaTGCCCGACCTGGCCTCCATCATGAACAACCCCATGTTCGCCAGCATGGCCCAGAACCTCATGAGCAACCCCGATATGATGGCCAACCTCATGAGCAacccgcgcctgcgcgaaATGGCCAACCAgtttggcagcggcggtggcatgCCTGATCTCAACAGTCTCATGTCCGACCCCAACGTCGCTGAAATGTAA
- the sgt2 gene encoding Small glutamine-rich tetratricopeptide repeat-containing protein 2 (COG:S~EggNog:ENOG503NWJA) — translation MASSSSPQLSLNQRLALSICDFLTTSASDGTLTADDKDSVDVAVNCIAESFKVDPAAPDTQAAGSQSLLQIYTVYDKLKASAGPPPPAGGAGADASTSSSAGVTAPTDEQKKEAEALKSKGNAAMAQKDYPSAIDLYTQALRLHPANAIFLSNRAAAHSAAKDHASARIDAEAAVAVDPTYTKAWSRLGLARFALGDAKGAMEAYARGIEHEGSGGSDAMKKGYETAKRRVDEMQAEEADLARAASASPDAAPGGMPDLGSLASMFGGGGAGGAGGAGGMPDLASIMNNPMFASMAQNLMSNPDMMANLMSNPRLREMANQFGSGGGMPDLNSLMSDPNVAEMARNMMGGGAGRGAGGNGGSGGNNSTP, via the exons accgccgacgacaaggactcggtcgacgtggccgtcaaCTGCATCGCCGAGTCCTTCAAGGtcgaccccgccgcccccgacacgcaggccgccggcagccAGTCCCTCCTCCAAATCTACACCGTCTacgacaagctcaaggcctcggccgggcccccgccccccgccggcggcgccggcgctgatgcttccacctcctcgtccgctgGCGTGACGGCCCCGACCGACGAGCAAAAGAaagaggccgaggccctcaagTCCAAGggcaacgccgccatggcgcaaAAGGACTACCCCTCCGCCATCGACCTCTACACCCAGgccctccgcctccacccCGCCAACGCAATCTTCCTCTCcaaccgcgccgccgcccactccgccgccaaggaccaCGCTTCCGcccgcatcgacgccgaggccgccgtcgccgtcgaccccACCTACACAAAGGCCTGGTCCCGCCTCGGTCTCGCCcgcttcgccctcggcgacgcaaAGGGCGCCATGGAGGCCTACGCCCGCGGCATCGAGcacgagggcagcggcggctccgacgcCATGAAGAAGGGCTACGAGACGGCCaagcgccgcgtcgacgagatgcaggccgaggaggccgacctcgcccgcgccgcctccgcctcccccgacgccgcccccggcggcaTGCCCGACCTCGGCAGTCTCGCCTCCatgttcggcggcggcggcgctggtggtgctggcggtgctggcggcaTGCCCGACCTGGCCTCCATCATGAACAACCCCATGTTCGCCAGCATGGCCCAGAACCTCATGAGCAACCCCGATATGATGGCCAACCTCATGAGCAacccgcgcctgcgcgaaATGGCCAACCAgtttggcagcggcggtggcatgCCTGATCTCAACAGTCTCATGTCCGACCCCAACGTCGCTGAAAT GGCGCGCAACATGATGGGAGGCggtgccggccgcggcgccggtggcaacggcggcagcggtggcaacaacagcacccCGTGA